From Canis lupus baileyi chromosome 16, mCanLup2.hap1, whole genome shotgun sequence:
GGCTGATTtatgcggggtgggggggccgccCGAGATGGGCACCTGTGGGGAGGGCGGTAGTCTGCGGCCCGGCGGCCACACAGCCAGTGGGCAAGCGAGTGCCCCAAGCCCCCGGCACCAGGACAGGCAAGCTTCCCGGGTTGGCAGCATGTGCTCAGTGTCACAGGCCAGGATTCCGAGGGGAAGAGACCGTGGGaaggccccccaccccgccaggtGCCACCCTGTCTCTCCCTGTGGTGGTTTTCTGATTCCATTTGCTGTAATAAAACTGTGATCCTAAATGCAGCACCTTCCGGGCTTCTGTGGATTGCTCTAGCGACTTACGAAAGCTGAGGGTGGCCCTGGGACCCCTGACCTCGCCACCGCTGTCGGAGATGGGGATGGTCTCCTGGGGATGATGCTTCCCTGGgctgcaattttcttttctttccttttcttttcttttttcttttcttaagattttatttatttattcatcagagacacaggcagaaggagaagcaggctccatgcagggagcccaatgtaggacttgatcctaggtctccaggatcacaccccaggccgaaggcagcgctaaacctctgagccactggggctgctccagGCTGCAGTTGCTAAGCCCTGTTGCCACAGGCCAGACCCGCGCTGCAATCACAAGCCCCGGAACCCCAGGGCCCTGACATGAGGAAGCCTCCCCGACGCCCCCCGGGCCCGGGGCCAGCTGTGCAGCCTCTGCCACCTCGTCACCTCATGGCTGCACCCTCTGGAACTTGGTCCTCGCAGCGGGTGGCGTGGGGGCTCTCAGAGCAGACCTGGGAGTGACGGGCCTTGCTTCCCCCTGCAGCTGCGCTGAGCCTCCCGGTCCCACCTGCACTTAGCGCCCAGGTGAGTCCGGGAGTAGCAGGCTGTGTGCTGGGTCCCCACAAACCACCTGGCCTCTGAACTTTCCAGTGACCACCCGTGGTTCCCAGTCCTTCTcacctcctcttctctccacagACCCTTCACATCGACCCTCCTCCCCCTGGGCTGACAGCCTACCTCCTCCAGTGCTGACCCCGGCCCCccgccctctgccctctgctcccagcACCCCCTCAGCCCCCCCAACTACGGCTCCTGTCTGCTCTCACTTGCAGAAAAACACCTGCAGAGAGAAGCTGTTCTCAGCAGCTCCTTCCCCAGGAGACCCTGTGCGTGAGCCCCCTGTGTGCAGCCCTAGTGGcgccccaggccctgcctcacTGCCTGCCCGCTGCACAGGCCCGGGGGTTGCCGGGGAGGGCAGCCCAGCACACGCTTGCCACAGAgctgggccagggcagcagggcagggaggacagTGGGCAGGGCGCTGAGGCCCCGAGGACTCTGGCTTCTCATGCGGCAGGTgctggcaggtgggtggggggtggggagacccgGGTGCCCAGAAACCCCACGTGAAAGGCCTGGCTGCAGCTGGACAAAGGTCCTTCCCAAGCCTCCGAGCAAACTTCTCAACTTCTCAGGTTCCCTCCTTAAGAGGGAGGGAGGTTTTAAGTACTTTTCCTGTTTCTCAGGACAAGGAGAGTGCACTTGAGCAGACCTGCCTGAAACTGGCAGCCACACCCCACAGGGGACACTTGAGCAGGAAGCAGTGGGGATGCCACCTAGAAACTTCTGTGACCGGGAGGTGTGGACAGGCAGGGTCGCAGGACTGTACTCTGTCCCTCCAGAAGGTGGTGAGGCGGGGAGGGTGCCGGTGGGCACGGCGCCTGGAAACCACCACCGCCTCCCAAGGGCACTTCGGTGCCAGGAAGGCCGAGggaccggggctgccctgtgctgtTCACACTGAGCGAGTGGCTTCTCTTGGAGCGGCCGCCTCTGCCGGGCCCTGTCACCACCCACGCCCCGAGCCTGCGCTGTTTTAGGCCTTTCCTCATGCTCCGCTGGCCGCCTCGGCCCACCAGGACCCGCTGGCTCCACTCCACGAGCTCCACGAGGGTCTGCCTGCATCCCGTTTCCCATCCCCCAGGCCAGCCCACCTGCGCTCTCCCAGCCCAGCTCTCAGCCCTGCTGCTCCTGCGTGTTGCCGGGAGAGGCCCGGGCTCCCTCCCCGCTGGCCGCTGCCTGCTTGGCTCTCTGCTCCCTCACCGTCTGGGCTTCTGGGCCCAGGAAGCCAGGCTGGAATGTCAGCTTCTCTGGGGGTCGCCCCTCTGGGTTCTTGCACCCCAGGTGACCCCAGGGCTGACGTGACAGCCTGAACCCCAGGAGGACAGGTGTGCCGTCCACCACTGTCTCCCTGGCACTTGGCAGAGACTGTGCTTCCAACCGTGTCTGTGGAGTGAGGAATGAGTGAACGAACAAACGGCACATtcgttgtttttttaaaagatttttttattttagagcaagagcggggtggcagggagcagggaggagcaaaGTAAGAATCACCGGGAGCTCTGAGTACACCCGTGGGTGAGGACGGGGCGCTCGCCCCTCTGGGGGACGCCAGGGGCACCTCgacattgtattttgttttcttctggacACTGAGTGGCTTGAAAAGACCTAAGACCTTGGAGGTTGCATCGCCCGGGCCACCGTGTGGGTCCTGGTTCCGGAGGACCCGGGAGCAGCGCGTCCGCACCCCGTCGTCAGGCCCCGTGGGATGGCAGCCCGTCTGGGGCAGACCCTTACCCCGTGGCTGCGCCCGAGCCTGGCCCCTGCTGAGCCGCTGGCAGCCTCAGGGAGGCCCCCTGCATCCACCGTCTCCGGAAGGCCCTGACCCCACCCGGGCCGGGTGGTGTCTGGCCTCTTGGGAGTTCACTGCCTGGCAGCCTAGTGCGGGCCCGGGCACGTGAGGGGACACCTGGGCATCAGGGTCACTTGCCCGGAGGCTCCCGGGGCCTGGGCCGGAGCCGCCCTCTGACTGCTGACAGCTTCTCTGCTGGGCTCAGGCCTGAGGCCCCTGCACCCAGGACACTGGGGCGATGCAGAAGGGACAAGGGGTAGACCCGAAGGGCCTGTGGGCAGATGTCCCCGGAGGCTGAGGAGCTCCTGCCCGAGGCTCGGAGGCAGCGGCTGTAAGGGGATGCCCGAGGGAGAGCCTCGGGGGAGAGCCACCTGGGagagccacggggctgcccccCGAGGGGAGGGCCAGGGCTGCGGAGGTCCCTGGGCCCACCCACGCCCCCGGGACTTGACCCCAGTCTGCAGCTCCGCCACTCAGCCACACGTTTGGcagcttttctcctttctcccaggCGAGGGAAACGGGGGAcaggctgggggccggggggccaTGGGTGTGGCTTCAagctgcttatttatttatttaggaggctgcagcccagtgtggagcctgacgcggggctggAACTCAGGAAcccgagatcaagacccgagctgagatgCAGAGCGGGACGTTCGGctgactgagtcccccaggcgcccctcaggtTCTTACACGAGCCCCTCAGAGAGGTGCCCACCTTCCGGGGTCCAGGCAGCCTGGGCCTTGTCCTGAGCGCGGCTGGGAAAGTGGCCTCAGGCGGTTGGGGGCCCAGAGCTGGGAGGGAAGGAGCTGGGGCTCTGCGGctgtgggagggggcagggaagcccACCTGCCCGGCTGGGTGGGGGGCGAGGCCTGGGGTGCGGAGCAGGGCCGGCCCTGGGCCCGGCGAAGCCACCTGGAGGGTGCGTCTGGGTGCGGGCGTGGGAACCGAGCCCCGTGTGCCCCTGCCGAGCGGCCAGGACGCCGTGGAGACCCCCTCGCCGCAGTGACTCCCCACAACTGAATGTGGTGCTGGTGTCCTCTCCTCCGAGGAGACACGAGACCGCGCCCGCGGCGTGTGCGTGCCAGGGGGGCCCCGAGCGTGGCCGGCCCTCCGTGCTTTTCCCTGCTTCCTCCTTcgcctttctccttccctttgttCTCCTTCCAGAACCTGTCCGGGGGCTGCAGGCCCGGCGCCACATTCCAAGCAGGAAAACGTCGGGCCAGGAGCACAGTGGTTCACGCTGGCTGAAAACCGGAGTTTGTGTCTCTCGTGATAACAGGTAACAGGTGCTTTGTGAGAAGCCGGAGCCGGCAACACCACCGGAGTCCAGGCGTGCCGGCTCCTCTCCAGTCCCTCCAGTCGGCTCAGAGTCACCGGTCGAGGGCACTCACCGAACCCAGGGCCACTCCACACTTTCCGGAGGCGACTGTGTGTCCCCTCCGGGCTGGGGCGCTGAGCCTCTGTGCTCATcacactctcttctctctgcctcccttttaCCGGGTGACGCTGGGGCAACGAGGAAAGCACAGGCGGTGAGCCCCAAGGGGAGACAAGCCCCGGGTTCCTGACCCTTGCCAGCACCTTGTGATGGGAGCAAACGCATGTCAGGGGCTTAGCCCTTTCTGTGCCACCGCCAAGCCCGTCCTGGCTAACGCTCcaagctggctttttttttttttttgaaagattttatttatttattcatgagagacacagagagaggcagagacacaggcagagggagaagcaggctccatgcagggagcctgacatgggactcgatccaggatttccaggatcacgccctgggctgcaggcggtgctaaaccgctgagccactggggctgccctttttttttctttaaagtaaaagcaaaccaattaataaattaattctagcatgatttgttgaaaagacttttcctTGTTGGATTGCTCTGGGGGCTCTCCCGGGACCCCCGTGACAGTGCACCTGTGCACCTGTGTCCGCCCCAGGGTCGACACTTGTCTCCCTACTGTAGCTTCAGTGGGTCCCGACGGCGGGCTCTGGGAGTCCTTCAACTCTGTTCTTTTCTAAGATCCTGTGTGCTTAGCGCTTccatacaatgtttttttttttttttaagttttaaaaagattttatttattcatgtgggacacagagagaggcagagacacaggcagagggagaagcaggctccccgacgtggaactcaatcccaagaccccagggtcacgccctgggccggaggcagacgctcaaccactgagcccccccgggtgcccctcatACAAAGTTTAGATTCAGCTTGTTTGAAATGTATCTGCCTGGCCAACGTTGGTGCCAGAGTCACACTGACCTCACAGACAAGGGCCCAGGCCTCTCCTTACCCATGCTCCCGAAGACTTGCTCATGTTCTTCCCTCTTTGAACATTGGATAGAATTTGCCAGTGAAACCACTTGATGCTGGATATGTCTTCGTGGGAAcgtttccattcatttgttgaaattaTGTAATAAATTGGGCTGTTCCAGTCTTGAATCTCATCTTGGCTCCCTGTCTAAACAACATCTTTATTGAGACATTATTTGCATCAGGAAGTGCACGGTGTTACAGTGTACAGTTGAGtggttttcattatattctcAGAGTTGTGTAACCACCACTATCTAATCCCAAAATAAGGTTAatccctgttaaaaaaaaaaaaaaaaaaaaggttaatccCTGTTATTCACGGTGGGACGAAGTTGCCACAAATACCAAGTGGGCTAATGCAGgggcattgctttttttttttttttaaagatttatttttatttatttatgatagacatagagagagagagaggcagaggcacaggcagagatagaagcaggctccatgcagggaacctgatgtgggacttgatcctgggactccaggatcgcgcccgggccaaaggcaggcgcgaaaccgctgagccacccagggatcccctgcagggGCATTGCTCTTAGAAGACATGCGTGCACACGCTCACGCGACCTCATGCAACATACACAATAACCCTGGAAATCGAAAAACAATTCATTCTGGTAGATTGTttgttttatagaagagaaaacgAGGTTCTGACATGTTCTGAGAACTTGCCTGAGGCGGCCCTGCCCACAGGTGCGGGAGTGGGGATTCGCACCCCAGCCGGGGCCCCGAACCCCTCCACCCGCCTTCATCTCAGAGGCAGGGCCCCACTTGGCTGGGGTTGTGCAAATATTTGCACATCTTCCAATGACCAGGAAAACAAGAAGTACTGATCTTGATTACAACATTGTTAAGGGGGGCAAATTTGCAAACATAGGATCTTCAAATGGGGCCCAAGGGTGCTTTCGTCACCCCAAGGAGGCCCCCCCATCATcagccgctccccgccccccacccccagtcgtCCTCAGCATCTGGCCTGCCCTGTGGTCTCCGTCCCTCTAGTACTGGCCTGGGGATGTGTCctgatacttatttatttatttttttaaagattttatttatttatagacagagagagagagagagacacagccagagggagagggagaagcaggctccatgcagggagcccgacgcgggactcgatcccaggcttccaggatcacaccccaggctgcaggcggcgccaaaccgctgcgccaccggggctgcccatgtccTGATGCTTACTAAAGACTCGTTCAAAACACGCTAGATGGAGGTCCAAGTGctcacaatttaatttttaaatttaattcacacaattttaatgttttctgatTATGCATCTAGTACGTGTGCGTTACAAGACACACTTTGTTATGTGTAAAATACcataaaggagaaagagaaaaatgcattttaccctttttgcatttttttcagagaCAATTAAACATTTTGGTGTTTCTTTCcaggcttttttttctctctgaaaaaccACTGAACCAGCTGGCGTGGCAGCCTGCGCAGCCACAGGAAGCCGGCCAGTCTCGCCTCCCCTCAGAGGGCGGGTGCCTGGGGTCCGGACAATGGTTCCCCCGGACCCGACGAGGGGGTCGGGCCCCTCAGGTGACCAGGCTAGGGCTCCAGCAGTTTGGGCCGATCTAACGCCGGCCCGGGCCTGCGCTCTGGGGGGCCAGGGTCAGCGGCCGCGAGGTCCGGGGATGTGCGTGGGCCGAGCTCCCGAGCCGGACGGTGCCCGCCACTGCCGCAGCCCCTCCCAAGGGACCCGCGCCCCAGCCGACCTGCTGCTTCGGGGTCTGGCTGCTGCCCACTCCACCCGCCCCTGggccccgagccccccgcccGTCCCCCCttgtcccccgcccccgccccgtgggGTCCGCTGAGCGAGGGCTGCCGGACGATCGGCCCCAGAGGCCCCGGGCGCGGGCCTGGCGGCGGCTGGCGCACACCAGACAAGGACACCGTGTGCCCCACATCCAGCAGCGCCGGTGGCCGTGGCGTGGCCTCCAGGCCTGGGTCCATGGACATGAGCCCGGCCCCGAAcaggagacggagaagcagagcGGGACCTGAAAGGCTGAGGCGGCGCACATGGAGCACCTCTTCCGGGAGGCACCTGACCGAGCCCGCGTGGACCCGCAGGGGGGACCTGACCTGCGGAGGACCCGTCGCGTCAGCACCCCAGACCCCGGGCGCCGTGAGGGCCTCCTGGAGActcgggggggggggatggggaccccggggctgcggggggagCATCACGCAAACCCACATCCAGCGAGGCGGGGTGCAGACCACGTGCGGGGGCGCCCACAGCTGACCCGGGGCTGAGACCGGTGCCTGTTTCTGTCATGATCCCTCCGCTGCTGctgtcatgtttctttttttttttaagatttatttttcttccttttttttttttttttttttttttatgatagtcacacagagaaagagagaggcagagacacaggtagagggagaagcaggctccatgcaccgggagcccgacgtgggactcgatcccgggtctccaggatcgcgccctgggtcaaaggcaggtgctaaccactgtgccacccagaggtccctttctttttttctctttctttctctctctctctctttctttctttttttctctctctttctttctttctacatagagaaagagaggcagaggaggagggagaagcaggctccatgccgggactcgatcccggaactccaggatcgcaccctgggccaaaggcagacgccaaaccgctgagccacccagggatcccctatgtatttattcttgagagacacagagagaggcagagacgcagggggagaagccggctcctgcggggagcccgacgtgggactcgatcccgggacccggggtcacgccctgggcccaaggcagacgatCCACCGCTGAGCCCCTGCGGTCCTCTGCAGCAAGTTTCGAGGACGCCCTCCAGGTGGATCGGGTGAGGTGGCGGCTCGCTGGGTTGGACCTCCCgtagcaccccccaccccgccctgacAGTCTGGGGCCCTCTGGGGACACAACACTTGGCAGAAGCAGCCTTGCTTGATTCCAGGCGACCTTTGGGTGCATCTTCCTCCGGCCGAGTCACACCATCGAATCACACCCGGAAACCAGTGCACACTGACTCCAAGCTGCATCTCTGGGTATTGCCTCCCTGCCCTACACACACCTGCATGGCCATGCACCCTCGAGGACACACATCCATGTACTACACTTGAGACGTGCACACTCCTCAAAATACAGCTGTGCACACATGCGTACTATGTAAACTCACGTGCACAGCCATGCACACCCACATGCCCACGTACACTGCTGCTTACCTCAGGTGCACACCCGTGCCCATCTGTGTGCGCACACACCTCCACAGACACACACTAGTTGTTCCACAGCGTGCTGAGAAAGTAAGCCTAACAGGAAGACCGTCCTTCAGGGACAGGCTGGTGACATGCTCCTCATTCCCTGTGGGacctggcccccagcccctctgtACGCTTGGGCTCACACCAGAGTCCCCACCAGAGTCCCCCGGGCAGCTCAAAGCCGGCAGCGCCGTAGGGATCAGAGGCCTGGGGTGGCGCCGTCCTGCGGCAGCAGCTGAGGCGGTGTGGCCCACAGGAGGCGGCGCTGCCAGGTGCTGCCGTGCTCCGTTAAGTCAATGAGCCAACAAAAAGTAATAATCAAGCTTTTATTCACTTGTGGCAACAGCGCAAGGGGCCAGAACGAGGTGCGGCCTCCCCCgttcccctctctcctccatggAAAGGCACAAAGTGGGTCAGCTGCTGGCAATGCAGAGGGAGCCCCAAACAAAGGGCCCCTGCTCTTTCTGGGcttgggatggggtggggcaaCAGACTGCAGAAATAAGACCTTGGCCAAGGTCTCCTGCAGGCCTCTGGAGGGAGATGCCCTGACCAGGAGTAAGCTGTGTCCTGAGCCTCACTGGGCCAGCGGCCCGAGTCCTTCCTGCAGCTCCCTCGGAGACCACAGTGTTCTCACTGGGCAAACAAgccgggtggggggtgggcggcTCCCCCCGCCTCCAGAGGCCTGCAGGTGAAGCCTCTGCGCTCGCCTGTGGTCAGCTGACAGATCCTGCACGTGGCCCTGGCCTGGAGCCGCTCAGGGAGCCCAGGCTGCCTGGAACCCCCTCTGTAGCagggtgaggagggcaggaggagcccTGGGAGCCAGATGCCAGCCTGCTCGGAGGCCCTTTCTGTGAGAGCAGGCcttgggggctgggctgggaggaggagcagtgtCTCCCCGTCCTGTCTTCTggggcagccagctctccagagGCCCTGGTCAATGGGGCCACCAGGGGCTCTTGGGGGAGGCCAGCAGGGCGCCCACATCTCCCCGGACGGGGCTGTGGCCACAGAGCTGAGGCCAGGAGGGGTCAGCAACGCTCCTGCTCCCTGGGTTGGGAGCCCAGGGTCACCGAGAAACAAGGTCACTCTGCTTGTGCACAGGACACCAGTCTGTGTCCGGGTAGAGAAGGCAGTGGACAGACTTGAACCTGGGAAGGGGACGTGGCGGTCAGGCCTGCCCAGGTGTGTATGTTGTGGGGGGTGCTGGGCCAGAGCCCCTCCCTGCCGCCCACTCACCGCGTGGGGTCCTGCTGCAGGCTGAAGCCTCCCATCACGTTCACCACGTTATGTGGGTTGTCTGGGCCTCCGTAGCTCAAGGTGACCTGGGTGAGGGGAGGAGAGCAGGTCGCTCTCTAGGGCCAGCTCTTCCCCTGCAaccccccatctctctccttcctccagaGTCTGGAATCTGGCCAGAAGAGGCTGCTGCACCTCTGGCTTCCAGGCCCCCAGGGGCAGGCCGTCTatcccctgccccagctctggggcggggcccccagggcaggcagggcacGGAGGGCTGAGAAGTGCACCTGCCTGTGACTGCCCTCACCGCCTccgctgctgccctgggcccatCCACCGTCTGCTTTGAGAGCACAGCAGCCGCCCCTTACCAGGAGCCACCGCACCCAGGCCCCCGGGTCCCAACAGGCCAAGCTCAGGGTCTGCAGCAACCTCCATGCGGTGCTGGGAAGGCCCCCCTGAGCCCTGGGCAGCCAGGAGACCACTGGGTGAAGGGCCAGGCACCCGAGGGAAGAAGAGGGGCAAGTGTGCGGGAGCACCCTGTGGGCTGTACCTGCCGCAGCACTGCGTCGGGCGGCAGCCTCTGCAGGTTCTCCAGGTGGGAGTGAAAGAGCGAGCTGGGCAGCAGGCGagcccccagcagcccctccaCGATGTAGCCCACCGTGCAGTCGTCCGGTAGCCGCACCCGCTCGGCGGTGCTCATGAAGCTCCCCaggctggcgggggtgggggagccgaAGGTCAGAGCGCTCTCAGCCCtcagcacccccaccctgggACCCCCAGCCCGGGCAGCCGTGCCCGCGTGCCCCCCACCTGGCCCAGGGGCTCATCTTCAGAGCGAGGCCTCTGCTCAAGCAGAACCCGGCCCCACCAGTAGCGAACCAGAACTTGACGGTGGTCACCTAGGGGAGAGAAAGGTGCCAGGTGGCGTGTTCCCCAGGCTGCCACTCGGccgtcccccctgccccccgctccCCTGCTCGGCCCGCCTGCCCTGCGGCCCTGCACTCACAGTTCCACCTCCCTGGACCCTCTCGGCGGCCTCAATGGGATGGTCCAGGCTGGGCCGCCCCAGGTACACATCCTGGCTGGGCGAGAAGGTGGCCAGCAGCTGGAGCAAGCCCTTGGGGTTCACGTAGTTGTCGTCGTCCACGTGGCAGAAccacctgggggcggggggatgctCACGAGCGGGGCCGGGTTAGGGGGCTGGGGGGGGACACTGGGTGCTGTGCgggcctccccagccctggactCTCCCCGGGACGCCGGGGCGCGACCGCCACGTACTTGCGTCCGGACTCGATGAACTTGTCGTACTCCACCGACATCTtacagcacagtgcctggcggGTGTGCACGGCCGAGCAGTTGGTATTGATTACGTGGCCGCCTGCCGGGTTGCGGAGACGCGGGAGCAGGAGGGTCAGCGTCGGTGAGGCCTGCCGCCCCACAGACATGAGGCCGAACCGTGGCAGCCTGCAGGCCGCGCCATCTCGCCCAGCTCAAAGCCCCCAGGCCGGGTCCAACTGGTCCAACCAGCCTGGCCTGGACTCACTTGCTGACCTTGTTGCTGAGCCACAGGGCCCGGGCAGGAGACAGCCATTTGGAATCCCAAGCATGCAAAGCCACCCGGGGATGGGGATGTGTGCCTGAAGTGGGGCTGCCAAGAAGGGATGGCTCTGCTGCAGTGTCCTCAGGGACCTCCCTTCAGGAGGCTGAGCacggccggggggtgggggggtgggggctggatgcTGGTGGCAGGTGGGcctcctggctctgctccctaccagctgtgtgatcctgggcgaGCGGCTCCCCTCCCAGAGCTCTGTACCCAGAGGCCGTTTCACCCAAGGAGGCAGAGTGGGGGGCCCTGGTGCACGTGCGGGGGAGGGCACTCACCTCCCTGTAGCTGTAGCTCAGGGTCATCCCCGTCCGTGAAGATGAACGTCTGGGGAGAGACAACCTGTGAGACCCCAGGTGGACCCAGACGGAGCCGCAAGGATGGCAGTGGGTGAGCCTGGGCTGCAGAGCTGGAGCTTCGGGATGAGAAGAGTGTGCCCAGGACGGGCCTGCACggctggggttggggttggggttgggatGGGAGAGGGCAGGTGGCATCCCAGCGGCGGCTGAGGCCAGGCCTGCTCTCACGTGTCGTCTGTGGGGTCTTGGTCCGGGGTTCCCAAGAGAACTCACCAGGTCAGGAGCCCCGCTGGGGCACGAGGCCAGGGGACCTGGGTCCCCACCGATTCAGGGCAGGGTTCTGGCCATCACTCTGGGGACGCAGCCGTGGGCGGAGGAACCCAGGGATGGGGGACAGCGGTGCCAGGGGTCGTGGACAGCTGTGGTCCTGGGCTGGGAACCCCGTGAGGGGCTCTGGGGGCGTAGCGGACCTGGGCGATGGGgaggtcctgggggtgggggacccagGGGTGGTGGGTCCCGGGGGGATGTGGGGCCTGAGGAATGGGGAggtccagggggtggggggtcctgggGGATGGAGGACCTGAAGGATGGGGGCCTGGGGGACGGGAGGTCTGGGCGATGGGTCCGGGGCCGGGTCCTCCCCGGGGCAGGAGCGCGAGCCGCGGGTCCGGGGCGAGGCCCACCTGCTGGCGGGCCCGGGAGATCCAGGTGcgcagcagcagccccaggcGCGGCCCGTGGTTCTTCTGCGTGGTCTTGACCGCGATGAAGACGTCGTCCGGCcgcaggcggggggcgggggcggggcggccgggccccggggtcggggccggggcgggggcgggggcgggggccggggcgggcacgcggggcagcggcagcggcagcggcagcagcagcagcgcggcCAGGGCGGCCGCCAGCGCGAGGCAGGCCCGGCACAGCGCCCCCCGCGCGCGGCTCATGCGGCCGCGGGACCCGCGGGCACCGCCCGGCCCAGGCTGCGCCGCGGCCCCTTTAAGAGTCGccccgccctccgcgccccgGAAGCGCTGCCCCGGAAGCGGTCGGCGCTGCCCCGGAAGCGGTCGGCGCGCCGCGGCGGGGTGGGCGAAGATGCCGCTGCCGGTTCAGGTGTTTAACTTGCAGGTAACGAGCCGCGGACCCGGCGGCCTCGCGCAGGGTCCCCGCCGTGGGCCCGCAGGCCCGGCCCGGTGCTGACGCGCCTTCCGGCTTCAGCGGCGCCAGctccgcggcgggggcggggcagggtcGGGGCGGCGTGAGGG
This genomic window contains:
- the RFNG gene encoding beta-1,3-N-acetylglucosaminyltransferase radical fringe gives rise to the protein MSRARGALCRACLALAAALAALLLLPLPLPLPRVPAPAPAPAPAPAPTPGPGRPAPAPRLRPDDVFIAVKTTQKNHGPRLGLLLRTWISRARQQTFIFTDGDDPELQLQGGGHVINTNCSAVHTRQALCCKMSVEYDKFIESGRKWFCHVDDDNYVNPKGLLQLLATFSPSQDVYLGRPSLDHPIEAAERVQGGGTVTTVKFWFATGGAGFCLSRGLALKMSPWASLGSFMSTAERVRLPDDCTVGYIVEGLLGARLLPSSLFHSHLENLQRLPPDAVLRQVTLSYGGPDNPHNVVNVMGGFSLQQDPTRFKSVHCLLYPDTDWCPVHKQSDLVSR